One genomic window of Phycisphaeraceae bacterium includes the following:
- a CDS encoding NifU family protein, with amino-acid sequence MRQRVSEVLDLIRPAVQSDGGDLELVEVTGDGVVKIRLHGACVGCPSSTITLQMGIERNLKEHIPGIRAVVAID; translated from the coding sequence CTGAGGCAGCGGGTCTCCGAGGTGCTTGATCTGATCCGTCCGGCGGTGCAGTCGGACGGTGGGGATCTGGAGTTGGTGGAGGTGACGGGGGACGGGGTGGTCAAGATCCGGCTGCACGGGGCGTGCGTGGGGTGCCCTTCGAGCACGATTACGTTGCAGATGGGGATCGAGCGGAACTTGAAGGAACACATCCCCGGAATCAGGGCTGTTGTGGCCATTGATTAG
- a CDS encoding VCBS repeat-containing protein, with protein MVSCTRWMQVVAGSCVAASFAAGAMAQSVGFSQPVTLTTGGTAVAVATADFDGDGKVDIASLNSDGTVKMHRGLGGGSFAAATALGAVPLWDPTRETPSVLLAGDVNGDGRVDLAVAGFSVPIHLILNQGNGVFGQAINTCFIGSFPPKVMLRDVNKDGRQDILLNSPGTLMISSASGFASQFVFLNGVNQNSAMAVGDFDGDGLTDLAVTKGEAPFGIRILHRNPGTTVSFTEAAFIPSQEFISDLGAADINGDAKPDLVTIKGAQNRAEVLVGLGANAFAAPVSHATGVQPRSVVLADINSDGMVDVLADTATSSAVSVLLGMGQATFAANAMFGSSPSTPAVADLNGDGVNDMAFASSGGVTVLINASAPAGEVCRADFDKDGSVLPSDIAGFINEWFSAFSAGGCR; from the coding sequence ATGGTTTCTTGCACGCGATGGATGCAGGTTGTGGCGGGCTCGTGCGTGGCGGCGTCGTTTGCGGCGGGCGCGATGGCACAGAGCGTCGGGTTCTCGCAGCCGGTGACGCTGACGACGGGTGGTACCGCGGTGGCGGTCGCCACGGCGGACTTCGACGGGGACGGCAAGGTTGACATCGCCAGCCTGAACTCGGATGGAACCGTGAAGATGCATCGCGGGCTCGGCGGCGGCTCGTTCGCGGCGGCGACGGCGCTGGGCGCCGTTCCCCTCTGGGATCCGACGCGGGAGACGCCGAGCGTGCTGCTGGCCGGCGATGTGAACGGGGATGGGCGGGTTGACCTGGCGGTGGCGGGCTTCTCGGTGCCGATCCACCTGATCCTGAACCAGGGGAACGGGGTGTTCGGGCAGGCGATCAACACGTGCTTCATCGGTTCATTCCCGCCCAAGGTGATGCTGCGGGACGTGAACAAGGATGGCCGGCAGGACATCCTGCTGAACAGCCCCGGGACGCTGATGATCAGTTCGGCGAGCGGGTTTGCGAGCCAGTTCGTGTTCCTCAACGGGGTCAACCAGAACTCGGCGATGGCTGTCGGCGACTTTGACGGCGATGGCTTGACCGACCTGGCCGTCACCAAGGGCGAGGCCCCGTTCGGCATCCGGATCCTGCACCGGAATCCCGGAACGACGGTGTCGTTTACCGAAGCGGCGTTCATCCCGAGCCAAGAGTTCATCAGCGACCTTGGCGCGGCGGATATCAACGGGGACGCGAAGCCGGACCTGGTGACGATCAAGGGGGCGCAGAACCGGGCCGAGGTGCTCGTGGGGCTGGGCGCGAATGCGTTCGCAGCGCCCGTGTCGCACGCGACCGGCGTGCAGCCGCGGTCGGTGGTGCTCGCGGATATCAACAGCGACGGCATGGTCGACGTGCTGGCCGATACGGCGACCTCGTCGGCGGTGAGCGTGCTGCTCGGGATGGGCCAGGCGACGTTCGCGGCGAACGCGATGTTCGGGAGCAGCCCGAGCACGCCCGCCGTGGCCGACCTCAACGGCGACGGCGTGAACGACATGGCATTTGCCAGCAGTGGCGGCGTCACCGTGCTGATCAATGCATCAGCGCCGGCCGGCGAGGTGTGTCGCGCGGACTTTGACAAGGACGGATCCGTGCTGCCGTCGGACATCGCCGGGTTCATCAATGAATGGTTCTCGGCGTTCTCGGCGGGCGGGTGCCGGTAG
- a CDS encoding M48 family metalloprotease: protein MLQVWVIVIFAAVYLRDSMPGPPIALNLGSFDSFLSWRLSTAAATLGGMLGIALSTHILVRWSAWRLMHRRSESAIITADRVLWSGQAAAVLLHLFATLFLGWTDVVRLAVGDLIAVDELLAVTPVLLTITAGWWSFYPIDRFLREAASMRTLDSGAVLYSPPTARQYVWSNVRHGLLLTAAPLTLILIWVDSLDRLGAWALAGSFGAPIRRLAATVDAHHLGGTAHLAAQLLGVAVVFMFTPAIMSRLWDTIPLPPGELRDRLMTLCNRYGVRVRNLLVWRTHGALVNGAVMGFVGRFRYILLTDALLDSLTTREVEAVMAHEVAHVRRRHIPWMIVSMIAILGAVSIIVELTLSLAGVTIGNSDSGPLHQALELVGGILLWIAAMLAFGLVSRRFEWQADAFAAAHLSESTAPPHEPSSVQPSIDLVTPAGSAAMIDALEAVARLNHVPRHEFSWRHGSIAVRQHRLAALVGLPIRSLPIDRTVKGLKVAAGLTALAVVALLLISSLL, encoded by the coding sequence GTGCTGCAAGTCTGGGTCATCGTCATCTTCGCCGCGGTCTACCTGCGCGACTCGATGCCCGGCCCACCCATCGCCTTGAACCTCGGCTCGTTCGATTCCTTCCTCTCCTGGCGCCTCTCAACCGCGGCCGCCACTCTTGGTGGCATGCTCGGCATCGCCCTCTCCACCCACATCCTCGTCCGATGGTCCGCCTGGCGCCTCATGCACAGGCGATCCGAATCCGCCATCATCACTGCCGACCGTGTCCTCTGGTCCGGCCAGGCCGCGGCGGTCCTGCTCCACCTCTTCGCCACCCTCTTCCTCGGCTGGACCGACGTCGTCCGCCTTGCCGTCGGCGACCTCATCGCGGTTGATGAACTCCTCGCCGTCACGCCCGTGCTCCTCACGATCACCGCCGGCTGGTGGTCCTTCTACCCGATCGACCGGTTTCTCCGCGAAGCGGCTTCCATGCGAACGCTCGATTCCGGCGCCGTCCTCTACTCGCCGCCCACCGCCCGGCAGTATGTGTGGTCCAACGTCCGCCACGGCCTGCTGCTCACCGCCGCCCCCCTCACCCTCATCCTGATCTGGGTCGATTCCCTGGACCGGCTCGGGGCCTGGGCCCTCGCGGGCTCGTTCGGAGCCCCGATCCGGCGTCTCGCCGCCACCGTCGATGCCCACCACCTCGGCGGCACGGCCCACCTCGCCGCCCAGCTCCTCGGCGTCGCCGTCGTTTTCATGTTCACCCCGGCCATCATGAGCCGACTCTGGGACACCATCCCGCTCCCGCCCGGCGAACTCCGCGACCGCCTGATGACCCTCTGCAACCGCTACGGCGTGCGGGTCCGAAACCTGCTCGTCTGGCGCACCCACGGCGCCCTGGTCAACGGCGCCGTCATGGGTTTCGTCGGCCGCTTCCGCTACATCCTCCTCACCGATGCCCTCCTCGATTCCCTCACCACGCGCGAGGTCGAGGCCGTGATGGCCCACGAGGTCGCCCACGTCCGCCGCCGCCACATCCCCTGGATGATCGTCTCGATGATCGCGATCCTCGGCGCCGTCTCGATCATCGTGGAACTCACCCTCTCCCTCGCCGGCGTCACCATCGGAAACAGCGACTCCGGCCCTCTCCACCAGGCCCTCGAACTCGTTGGGGGCATCCTCCTCTGGATCGCGGCGATGCTCGCCTTCGGCCTCGTCAGCCGCCGATTCGAATGGCAGGCCGACGCCTTCGCCGCGGCACACCTCTCGGAGTCCACGGCCCCGCCCCACGAGCCCTCATCGGTCCAGCCTTCCATTGACCTCGTCACCCCCGCCGGCTCCGCCGCCATGATCGACGCGCTGGAGGCCGTCGCACGCCTCAACCATGTCCCCCGCCATGAGTTCTCCTGGCGCCACGGTTCCATTGCCGTCCGCCAGCACCGCCTCGCCGCCCTGGTCGGGCTCCCCATCCGCTCGCTCCCTATCGACCGTACCGTCAAGGGTCTCAAAGTCGCCGCGGGCCTCACCGCCCTCGCCGTTGTCGCACTCCTGCTGATCTCATCGCTCCTCTGA
- the pyrH gene encoding UMP kinase, with protein sequence MAQSHTPTFRRVLLKLSGEAFCPPGGQGIDPAELELIASEVKAAWETGTQLAVVVGGGNFVRGAKFAKAAHIHQATADYMGMLATVMNGLALKEALLHIGVASRVMSAIDIRAVAEPFIRGRALRHLEKNRVVILVAGTGNPFCTTDTCAALRATELECQLLMKATKVDGVYTADPKTTPSARRYDRLTFDEAIERRLGVMDMQAIAMCRENHIPVLVFDFKACGNIRRAITEGTPDAPAVGTLVTN encoded by the coding sequence ATGGCCCAATCCCACACCCCCACCTTCCGCCGCGTCCTCCTCAAGCTGAGCGGAGAGGCCTTCTGCCCTCCCGGGGGACAGGGGATCGATCCCGCTGAACTGGAGTTGATCGCTTCCGAAGTCAAGGCGGCCTGGGAGACAGGCACCCAGCTTGCCGTCGTGGTCGGGGGCGGCAACTTTGTCCGCGGGGCGAAGTTCGCAAAGGCCGCCCACATCCACCAGGCGACCGCGGACTACATGGGGATGCTCGCGACAGTCATGAACGGGCTGGCCCTGAAGGAGGCCCTGCTGCACATCGGGGTTGCATCGAGGGTCATGTCCGCTATCGACATTCGCGCGGTGGCCGAGCCGTTCATCCGCGGCCGGGCCCTGCGGCACCTCGAAAAGAACCGCGTCGTGATCCTGGTCGCCGGTACCGGCAATCCCTTCTGCACCACGGATACCTGCGCCGCCCTCCGGGCCACCGAGCTCGAATGCCAGTTGCTGATGAAGGCGACCAAGGTGGACGGCGTCTACACCGCCGATCCCAAGACGACTCCATCGGCCCGTCGGTACGACCGTCTGACGTTCGACGAGGCGATTGAGCGCCGGCTCGGAGTGATGGACATGCAGGCGATCGCGATGTGCCGCGAGAACCACATCCCGGTCCTGGTGTTCGACTTCAAGGCGTGCGGGAACATCCGCCGCGCGATCACCGAGGGGACGCCCGACGCCCCGGCCGTCGGGACGCTCGTCACCAACTGA
- a CDS encoding sigma-70 family RNA polymerase sigma factor, with amino-acid sequence MQGPGRGAAARDGEESAGDEVSALVVLAGAGDEGAWRELIGLYSRRVYALAKSRCGRHDTAEEITQSVFATIATKIAGGPASSGAYSEMGRFESWLFRITMNRIRDEMRRQKRQAEPTDPAQMQLGGTRDAAAGEGEEMLTRLRAALLQLSDSDREIVELRHHAGMSFKQMADMLEEPLGTLLARHHRALRKIKDLMEGDSRDTRVGKERTP; translated from the coding sequence GTGCAAGGGCCGGGTCGCGGCGCTGCGGCCCGCGATGGCGAGGAGTCCGCCGGGGATGAGGTCTCGGCCCTGGTGGTTCTGGCGGGCGCCGGGGACGAGGGGGCGTGGCGGGAGTTGATCGGCCTGTACAGCCGGCGGGTGTATGCGCTGGCGAAGTCCAGGTGCGGACGGCACGACACGGCGGAGGAGATCACTCAGAGCGTGTTCGCGACGATCGCGACCAAGATTGCCGGCGGGCCCGCGTCGAGCGGCGCCTACAGCGAGATGGGGAGGTTTGAGTCCTGGCTGTTCCGGATCACGATGAACCGCATCCGGGACGAGATGCGGCGACAGAAGCGGCAGGCCGAGCCGACCGATCCCGCCCAGATGCAACTGGGCGGAACGAGGGACGCGGCGGCGGGCGAGGGCGAGGAGATGCTGACCCGGCTGAGAGCGGCCCTGTTGCAGCTCTCGGACTCGGACCGGGAGATCGTGGAGTTGCGGCACCACGCGGGCATGTCGTTCAAGCAGATGGCCGACATGCTGGAGGAGCCGCTGGGCACGCTGCTTGCCCGTCACCACCGGGCGCTTCGCAAGATCAAGGACCTGATGGAAGGGGACTCGCGGGACACGCGGGTCGGGAAGGAGCGGACACCATGA
- the ndk gene encoding nucleoside-diphosphate kinase codes for METTLIIFKPDAVQRGLTGRILSRFEDKGLQIVGCKLMKISPDLAARHYEAHKERPFYPGLVRFMTSSPVLVLAVRGVGAITIARNLMGATFGSKAAPGTIRGDFGVSNSFNLIHGSDSPEAAARELSLFFAPGEVIEFTRAADAWVYDATSGKPE; via the coding sequence ATGGAAACCACCCTCATCATCTTCAAGCCTGACGCCGTCCAGCGGGGCCTCACCGGCCGCATCCTCTCCCGCTTCGAGGACAAGGGCCTCCAGATCGTCGGCTGCAAGCTGATGAAGATCTCCCCCGACCTCGCCGCCCGCCACTACGAGGCCCACAAGGAGCGTCCCTTCTACCCCGGCCTCGTCCGCTTCATGACCTCCTCCCCCGTCCTCGTCCTCGCCGTCCGCGGCGTCGGCGCTATCACGATCGCCCGAAACCTCATGGGCGCGACCTTCGGCTCCAAGGCCGCCCCCGGCACGATCCGCGGCGACTTCGGCGTCTCCAACTCGTTCAACCTCATCCACGGCTCGGATTCCCCCGAAGCCGCCGCGCGCGAACTCTCCCTCTTCTTCGCCCCCGGCGAGGTCATCGAGTTCACCCGCGCCGCCGATGCCTGGGTCTACGACGCCACCAGCGGTAAGCCCGAGTAA
- a CDS encoding DUF4286 family protein, translating into MTPVAYTVLATLPDPATAEEFIAWLRDGHVDAVIAGGAHSAMIVRLDDVDPPDAAAAPGKSAVQVEIRYIFTTRQALDRYLVHTAPGLRADGLARFGPERGVRFERRTGTIA; encoded by the coding sequence ATGACCCCCGTTGCCTACACGGTCCTCGCCACGCTCCCCGATCCCGCCACGGCGGAGGAGTTCATCGCCTGGCTCCGAGACGGCCACGTCGATGCGGTCATCGCAGGCGGCGCCCATTCTGCCATGATCGTCAGGCTTGATGACGTCGATCCGCCCGATGCCGCCGCGGCACCCGGGAAGTCGGCGGTTCAGGTGGAGATCAGGTACATCTTCACAACCCGGCAAGCCCTTGACCGCTACCTCGTGCACACGGCCCCGGGCCTGCGGGCCGATGGGCTGGCGAGGTTCGGCCCCGAACGCGGGGTGAGGTTCGAGCGACGTACCGGAACCATCGCCTAA
- a CDS encoding carbon storage regulator: MLVVTRREGEEVVIGDPRNPIGVVRIASIKGDRVRIAFDFPRTIGVNRREIADQIAEEPPQVIGAIKPAAAAPR, encoded by the coding sequence ATGCTCGTCGTGACACGCAGGGAAGGCGAAGAAGTGGTGATCGGGGATCCGCGGAACCCGATCGGCGTGGTGCGAATCGCGTCGATCAAGGGGGACCGCGTGCGAATCGCGTTTGATTTCCCTCGGACGATCGGGGTCAATCGGCGCGAGATCGCGGACCAGATCGCGGAAGAACCGCCGCAGGTGATCGGCGCAATCAAGCCCGCGGCCGCGGCGCCGCGGTAA
- the frr gene encoding ribosome recycling factor, with protein MSDPDTILLETEESMTKAVDYLKKELKGMRTGRASAALVEYIKVDYYGTMTDMKAIAAISVPEPTQLLLRPFDAGAINEMKRAIEASGLGLTPMVDGKQIRLNVPPLSGDRRKQLIAHCKKLGEETKISIRNARRDANKHAEALGKNPAKHVPEDEIETLKKEIQDLLKKYETATDDAINSKTKEIETV; from the coding sequence ATGTCCGATCCCGACACTATTCTGCTGGAAACCGAAGAATCGATGACCAAGGCGGTCGACTACCTCAAGAAAGAGCTCAAAGGGATGCGGACCGGGCGGGCGTCCGCGGCGCTGGTCGAGTACATCAAAGTCGACTACTACGGGACGATGACCGACATGAAGGCGATCGCGGCGATCTCGGTGCCTGAGCCGACCCAGCTCCTGCTCCGGCCCTTTGATGCCGGGGCGATCAACGAGATGAAGCGGGCGATCGAGGCCTCGGGGCTGGGGCTCACGCCGATGGTCGACGGCAAGCAGATCCGCCTGAACGTGCCGCCGCTCTCCGGTGATCGCCGCAAGCAGCTCATCGCCCACTGCAAGAAACTCGGCGAAGAGACGAAGATCTCTATCCGCAACGCCAGGCGCGATGCCAACAAGCACGCGGAAGCCCTCGGGAAGAACCCGGCCAAGCACGTCCCCGAAGACGAGATTGAGACCCTGAAGAAGGAAATCCAGGACCTTCTGAAGAAGTACGAGACGGCGACCGACGACGCGATCAACTCCAAGACGAAGGAAATCGAGACGGTCTAG